The following nucleotide sequence is from Candidatus Methylomirabilota bacterium.
CTTCGCGTTCATGAACTCGAGCATGATGTCGTGGTTGGCGTCGGGGGCGGCGGCGGGGTCGGGGCGCCGCGTCCCGAGGATCTTCTTGCCGTCGCGGTTGAAGATCCGCAGCTCGAGCCCGCCCGCCTCGGCGAGCCGCGCGAGCACGGGCACGTCGCGGCGGCAGTCCGACGACCAGTCCTCCGAGATCACGAGGATCTTCGCGGGCCCATTGGGCTCCGCGGCGAGCCACCTGATCGCGGCCGTCTGCTCCTCGCTCAGGCGCGCCCGGGTGTAGCGCTCGCGAAACACGGCGCTGTTGTCCCGGCGCGGGGCGCCCATCGACCCGCCGTCGGGGAAGTAGCTGCCGAAGGCCTCGCGGGCGAGGTTTTCCGGGCTGCCGGTGTACGTCACGTACTGGTCGAAGGTCATGCCCCTGGCGAACCGCTCGGGAGTGACGACGCTCGTGGCCATGCTCTCCTCCTCGGGGCCCATCATATATAATCGCGCCCACCGGCAAGGAGGCCGTTTCATGGCGAGCACCCGGCTGAATCGTCGCACCTTCCTCTGGACCACCGCCGCGGGCACGGCCGTCCTCGGCGTCCCGCGGCCGCTCCGCGCGCAGGCGCCGACGTTCAAGATCGGCGCGATCCACCCGGTCACCGGCCCGCTCGCCGAGCCCGGCCAGGCATGCCGCGTCGGCGCGCAGATGGCCGTGGACGCGGTGAACGCGGCCGGCGGGATCAAGAGCAAGGGCGGGGTGAAGCTCGAGCTGCTCGTCGGCGACACGCAGAGCAAGCCCGAGAACGGGCGCGTCGAGGCCGAGCGCGTCGTGAACCAGGGCGCCCGGATGCTGATGGGCTCGTTCGATTCCGGCTCGACGAACGCGATGGTATCGGTCGCCCAGCAGAAGCGCGTGCCGTTCCTGGTGGACATCGCCGCCGCCGATCCGATCACGGCGAACGTCGCGAAGTCGGTGCGCGAGGGCCAGCAGAAGGTCCAGTACGTCTATCGCAACTTCCCGACGGGCTCGGGCTTCGGGCGCAGGGCGGTGCAGTACTTCACCGAGATCTTCGCGGCGGCGGGCGTCTCGCCCAAGCGCGTCGTGCTGATGTACTGCAACGACCTCTTCGGCCAGAACCAGGCGCGCGGCTTCCAGGCCGCCCACAAGGCGGCGAACCCGTCGTGGGAGATCGTCGAGTCGATCCCGTGGCCGGAGCCGCCGTCGGACCTCTCGACCGAGGTCTCGCGCGCGAAGGCGCTCAAGCCCGACGTCATCGCGCCGATCACGCGCCCCGCGTCCGCTCAGCTCCTGCTGCCCGAGATCCGCAAGCAGCGCGTCGAGATGCTGGGCATCGTCGGCCCGGGGAGCCCCGGGCTCTACGAGGCGGGCCAGCTCGCCGCGCTGAAGGAGGACCTCGAGTACGTGCTGACGAGCGTGCCGTGGGTGAACTTCAAGAACCCGAAGACCCCGGCGGTCGCCGACGAGTACAGGAAGCGCTCGGGCGGCAAGACGTTCGACACGAACTCCGGCTATTCGTACGACGCCGTCTTCGTCATCGCCGACGTGCTCGAGCGGGCGGCCCGGCTCGACGACCCCGACGCGATCGTCGAGGCCCTGAAGACCACCGACTACGCGGCCGGTCTCATGCAGTACGGCGGTCCCATCCGCTTCAACGAGGTCGGCGATAACCAGAACGCGATCCCCACCATGATCCAGATCCTGGGCCAGCGCCCGGTCGCCGTCTGGCCGAAGGAGGCCGCTCTCCAGAAGTTCGTCTTCCCGCGGCCGAAGGCGTAGCGATCGACCCGACGCTGGTCTTGCAGGGGCTGGTGAGCGGTCTGCTGTTCGGCGGCGTCTACAGCCTGATGGCCGTCGGCCTCACGCTCATCTTCGGCGTCATGCGCGTGGTGAACTTCGCCCACGGCGACATGATGGTGTGGGGGATGTACCTCGCGTTCGTGCTCGCGACGCGCGCGGGCGTGGACCCGTACCTGGCGTTCGCCGCCTGCGCGGCGGCGCTCTTCGTCCTCGGCTTCGCCGTCCAGCGCGCGCTCGTGGACCGCATCCTCGACGCGCCCCACGAGATGCAGATCCTCCTCATGCTCGGCGTCGCCCTCGTGCTCGAGAACGTGGCGCTCGTCGTCTTCGGGCCGGAGCCGACGCGCGTGCGCTCCGCGCTCTCGACGGCCACGATCTGGCTCGGCCCGGTATTCCTCGACGTGGCCCGGCTCGTGACCTTCGGGGTGGCGATCGTGCTGTCGTGGGCGCTGTACGTCTTCCTGTTCCGCACCGACCTCGGCCGGACGATGCGGGCGGCGGCCGACAACCCCTACGGCGCGCGCGTGATCGGCACCGACGTGCGCCGCGTCTACGCGGTCGCCTTCGGCGTGGGCGCCGCGTGCGTAGGGGCGGCCGGGGCGCTCGTCGCGCCGATCGTGCCGTTCCAGCCGCCCACGGGGCTCTCGCTCTCGGTCACGTCCTTCAACATCGTGATCATCGGCGGGATGGGGAGCCTCCTCGGCGCGTTCGTCGGCGGCCTGCTGGTCTCGGTGGCCGAATCGCTCGGCGCGGTCTTCCTCACGCCCTCGCTCAAGGAGCTGGCGAGCTTCTCGCTCCTGATCCTGATCCTCCTGTTCCGGCCGGCGGGCCTCTTCGGCCGGCGCGCATCGTGAAGTGGCTCGGCGCCCTCGCGGTCCTGGCGCTGCTCGCGCTGCCGGCCGTGCTGAACTCCTACGGCGTGACGATCTTCATCCTCATCTTCTTCTACGCCTTCCTCGGCCAGGCCTGGAACGTGGTCGGCGGCTACGCGGGCCAGCTCTCCGTGGGCCACGCGGCCTTCGTCGGGGTCGGCGGCTACACCGCGGCGATGCTCTCGATCGAGAAGGGGCTGACGCCGTGGCTCGGCATGTTCGCCGGCGGCGCGCTCGCGGCCCTCCTGGGCGCCGTGATCGGCTACCTCGGCTTCCGCTTCGGCCTGCGCGGGTTCTACTTCGTGCTCCTCACGGTGGCCTTCGCGGAGATCTGCCGCATCGCCGTCTCGAACATCGACGCCCTCGGCGGCGCGCTCGGCCTCTACATCACGTTCACCGGCGATCCGCGCCAGTTCCAGTTCCAGGACAACCGCGTCTACTACTACATCGCGCTCGGGCTGATGCTCGCGGCGACCGGGATCGTCGCGCTCCTCGAGCGGCGGCGCTTCGGGATCTACCTGACGGCGATCCGCGAGGACGAGGGCGCGTGCGAGGCGCTCGGCGTCGACACGCTCAAGTACAAGCTCCTCGCCATGATCCTCTCCTCGTTCCTCACCGGGATCGGAGGGACCTTCTACGCGTTCTACCTCTTCTCGCTCCAGCCCGGGACGATGTTCGGCATCCCGCTCTCCGTCGAGATCATCCTGCGGCCCATCGTCGGCGGCGCCGGGACGCTCCTCGGCCCGCTCCTCGGCTCGTTCATCCTGACGCCCCTCGCCGAGCTGTCGCGCCTCTACTTCGGCCAGAGCGGCCTCCACGGGCTCCACCTCGTGGCGTACGGCCTGCTGCTGATCGGGGTCGTGCTCTTCCTGCCGCAGGGCGCGTATCCCTACCTGCGGCGGCTCATCGCGGGCACGCGCGCATGACCGGCGCGCTGCTCGAGGTGACCGGGCTGTCGAAGCGTTTCGGTGGGCTCCAGGCTGTGCGCGACCTCTCGCTCCGAGTGGCCGAGCGCGAGATCGTCGCCCTGATCGGCCCGAACGGCGCGGGCAAGACGACCGCGTTCGCCCTCATCTCGGGGTTCCTCACCGCCGACGCGGGGGCGATCCGCTTCCGCGGCCGCTCGATCACCGGCCTGGCGCCCCACCGCGTCTGCGCGCTCGGCATGGCGCGGACGTTCCAGATCACGCGCCCGTTCCCCCGGCTCTCGGTCCTGCGCAACGTGATGATCGGCGCGCTCGGGCGCCACGCCGAGCCCCGCGAGGCCGAGGCGCGCGCCCGCGCGGTCCTCGACGAGCTGGGGCTCGCGGCGAAGGCCGAGCGCCCCGCGGGCGGCCTCACGCTCGCCGAGCGCAAGCGGCTCGAGCTCGCGAAGGCGCTCGCGACGGAGCCCGTGCTGCTCCTGCTCGACGAGGTGATGTCGGGGCTCAACGACGCGGAGACGGAGCGCCTCGTCGCCGAGGTCCGCGCGATCAACGCGCGCGGGATGGCGATCCTCCTGATCGAGCACGTCATGCGCGCGGTGATGTCGCTGGCCTCACGGATCGTGGTCCTCAACTACGGCGAGCGGATCGCAGAGGGCCGGCCGGAGGAGGTCGCGAACGACCCGCGGGTGATCGAGGCCTATCTCGGCGACGAGCCGGCGTGATGGCCGCGCTGCTGCGGCTCGAGGGGATCGAGGCGGGCTACGGCGACATGACGGCCGTGCGCGGCGTCTCGCTCGAGGTCCGCGCGGGTGAGATCGTGGCGCTCATCGGTTCGAACGGCGCGGGCAAGACCACCACGCTCCGCGCGATCTCGGGGCTCGTCCCGCTCCGCCGCGGCGCGGTGGAGCTCGACGGTCGCCGGCTCCAGGAGGTGACGCCCGCGCGGATCGTCGCCGGCGGCGTGGCCCACGTGCCCGAGGGCCGCCAGCTCTTCCCGAGCATGACGGTCGAGGAGAATCTGACGCTCGGCGCGCGTACCGCGGAGAGCCGGCGCCTGCGCGCCGAGACGCTCGAGCGCGTCGTGACGCTCTTCCCGCGCCTCGCCGAGCGCCGGCGGCAGCTCGCCGGGACGCTCTCGGGCGGCGAGCAGCAGATGGCCGCGATCGGGCGGGCGCTCATGGCCCGGCCGCGCCTGCTCATGCTCGACGAGCCCTCGCTGGGCCTGGCGCCGGTCGTCGTGGCCTCGATCTTCGAGGACCTCGTGCGGATCAACCGGGACGGC
It contains:
- a CDS encoding thioredoxin family protein, giving the protein MATSVVTPERFARGMTFDQYVTYTGSPENLAREAFGSYFPDGGSMGAPRRDNSAVFRERYTRARLSEEQTAAIRWLAAEPNGPAKILVISEDWSSDCRRDVPVLARLAEAGGLELRIFNRDGKKILGTRRPDPAAAPDANHDIMLEFMNAKNGGEWASLPVAVFYTKDFRELCRYIEYPAMYHKDRVRSHMQAARPGETEAQRKERDTREFLAMQRSPFFDVWASAAVAEILSALHEKLLLGDA
- a CDS encoding ABC transporter substrate-binding protein codes for the protein MASTRLNRRTFLWTTAAGTAVLGVPRPLRAQAPTFKIGAIHPVTGPLAEPGQACRVGAQMAVDAVNAAGGIKSKGGVKLELLVGDTQSKPENGRVEAERVVNQGARMLMGSFDSGSTNAMVSVAQQKRVPFLVDIAAADPITANVAKSVREGQQKVQYVYRNFPTGSGFGRRAVQYFTEIFAAAGVSPKRVVLMYCNDLFGQNQARGFQAAHKAANPSWEIVESIPWPEPPSDLSTEVSRAKALKPDVIAPITRPASAQLLLPEIRKQRVEMLGIVGPGSPGLYEAGQLAALKEDLEYVLTSVPWVNFKNPKTPAVADEYRKRSGGKTFDTNSGYSYDAVFVIADVLERAARLDDPDAIVEALKTTDYAAGLMQYGGPIRFNEVGDNQNAIPTMIQILGQRPVAVWPKEAALQKFVFPRPKA
- a CDS encoding branched-chain amino acid ABC transporter permease; this translates as MSGLLFGGVYSLMAVGLTLIFGVMRVVNFAHGDMMVWGMYLAFVLATRAGVDPYLAFAACAAALFVLGFAVQRALVDRILDAPHEMQILLMLGVALVLENVALVVFGPEPTRVRSALSTATIWLGPVFLDVARLVTFGVAIVLSWALYVFLFRTDLGRTMRAAADNPYGARVIGTDVRRVYAVAFGVGAACVGAAGALVAPIVPFQPPTGLSLSVTSFNIVIIGGMGSLLGAFVGGLLVSVAESLGAVFLTPSLKELASFSLLILILLFRPAGLFGRRAS
- a CDS encoding branched-chain amino acid ABC transporter permease, with translation MKWLGALAVLALLALPAVLNSYGVTIFILIFFYAFLGQAWNVVGGYAGQLSVGHAAFVGVGGYTAAMLSIEKGLTPWLGMFAGGALAALLGAVIGYLGFRFGLRGFYFVLLTVAFAEICRIAVSNIDALGGALGLYITFTGDPRQFQFQDNRVYYYIALGLMLAATGIVALLERRRFGIYLTAIREDEGACEALGVDTLKYKLLAMILSSFLTGIGGTFYAFYLFSLQPGTMFGIPLSVEIILRPIVGGAGTLLGPLLGSFILTPLAELSRLYFGQSGLHGLHLVAYGLLLIGVVLFLPQGAYPYLRRLIAGTRA
- a CDS encoding ABC transporter ATP-binding protein — its product is MTGALLEVTGLSKRFGGLQAVRDLSLRVAEREIVALIGPNGAGKTTAFALISGFLTADAGAIRFRGRSITGLAPHRVCALGMARTFQITRPFPRLSVLRNVMIGALGRHAEPREAEARARAVLDELGLAAKAERPAGGLTLAERKRLELAKALATEPVLLLLDEVMSGLNDAETERLVAEVRAINARGMAILLIEHVMRAVMSLASRIVVLNYGERIAEGRPEEVANDPRVIEAYLGDEPA
- a CDS encoding ABC transporter ATP-binding protein gives rise to the protein MAALLRLEGIEAGYGDMTAVRGVSLEVRAGEIVALIGSNGAGKTTTLRAISGLVPLRRGAVELDGRRLQEVTPARIVAGGVAHVPEGRQLFPSMTVEENLTLGARTAESRRLRAETLERVVTLFPRLAERRRQLAGTLSGGEQQMAAIGRALMARPRLLMLDEPSLGLAPVVVASIFEDLVRINRDGVTILLVEQHVPRALRLSHRAYVLENGTIALEGPSARLLADEGIKRAYFGR